A part of Podarcis muralis chromosome 13, rPodMur119.hap1.1, whole genome shotgun sequence genomic DNA contains:
- the LOC144325202 gene encoding uncharacterized protein LOC144325202, producing the protein MRELTSHVFLPSKEVHGILPKSKTKGIDFCGVDKYYYIVRSDLGCYLRSTDFHAGKDLEIFGLHNSVRGGDHYLADKDDFFYIIKGNSYRRVTNLNTDGDSKTYTLHRNCQNGDHYFSFDKYFFIIFKKRGWYRRVTNMQTDQNAIESTIYATLKDGLYYWGIKDKIYLVKPNNKWGVEFYRVEDMLGKNPSTISFHANVLNFLPGGVSINHGKAFGVWQSVKTIRNDAKISVAWEQQITKKVGYEKKEMHSMEHNWRVSSSVTVGAGGLTKLLLAAQFSLSAQYGGKSIDSTEETWSDATEVSEKVNFTLPPNTNIYFWQYKLGLGKDDVLYCRDLAFTDDSNPPTYVPLPPAAA; encoded by the coding sequence ATGAGAGAACTAACTAGCCATGTCTTTCTTCCTTCTAAAGAGGTCCATGGAATACTTCCCAAGAGCAAAACTAAAGGAATTGATTTCTGTGGTGTGGACAAGTATTACTACATTGTCCGTTCAGACCTGGGCTGCTACTTGAGATCTACTGATTTCCATGCAGGCAAAGACCTGGAGATATTTGGTCTGCACAACTCTGTCCGTGGTGGAGACCACTATCTGGCCGATAAGGATGACTTTTTTTACATCATCAAGGGGAACTCTTACCGCCGAGTAACCAACCTGAACACTGACGGTGATAGTAAGACCTACACTCTCCATCGCAACTGCCAAAACGGAGACCATTACTTCTCCTTTGATAAGTACTTTTTCATTATATTCAAGAAGAGGGGGTGGTACCGCCGTGTCACCAATATGCAGACAGACCAAAATGCCATTGAATCTACTATTTACGCAACTCTCAAAGACGGTCTGTATTACTGGGGAATCAAGGACAAAATATACCTTGTGAAACCAAATAACAAATGGGGAGTTGAGTTTTACCGAGTCGAAGACATGCTGGGTAAAAACCCTTCCACAATTTCCTTCCATGCTAATGTGCTCAACTTCCTCCCTGGAGGCGTGTCTATAAATCATGGTAAAGCATTTGGTGTGTGGCAGTCTGTCAAAACCATCAGAAATGATGCCAAAATAAGTGTTGCTTGGGAACAGCAAATTACTAAGAAGGTTGGATATGAGAAGAAAGAGATGCACAGCATGGAACACAACTGGCGTGTATCTTCGAGTGTTACAGTTGGGGCAGGAGGTCTCACAAAATTACTGTTGGCAGCACAATTCTCCCTGTCAGCTCAATATGGCGGGAAAAGTATTGACAGCACAGAAGAAACATGGAGCGATgcaactgaagtctctgaaaaaGTCAACTTCACTCTGCCTCCAAATACCAACATTTATTTCTGGCAATACAAGCTGGGTTTGGGCAAGGATGACGTATTGTACTGCCGTGACCTGGCTTTTACTGATGATTCTAACCCACCTACTTATGTCCCATTGCCACCAGCTGCTGCTTAA